The window GCACTAAAAGAACTAGGATTAACCCGAGAAAAACCACTAGAATAACCCGTGAAATCACTTAGCCATCCATAAGCATAAGTGGGTTCAACTTTCTTTATTTTTATTTTTTTTGACAAGCTGAATAATTCAACTTTCTTCTTTTAAGAATGTGAAACACAAAACCCAGATCGATTAGTTCAATTAGTTTTACATTTTGATTTTATCTTTTAATTGATTGTGTGCATCTTTGAAGTTTAAACTCACTTTGAATCTTGCCTATTTTCATCAAGACGCATATTTAGAAGTTTATAAATGCCTGGTAAATTTGATATGTAAACTATGTTAGCAAAATTATCAATGACATAGCACTTTAGAGTTTAGATTCAAAAAATGGAGAAAGAGTTATAGTAATTATTCATTTGACAAGAAAAAATAGAAAAGAGGGTAGGGTTGGTGGATAGGACTGAACATGGAAATGTTGCAAAGCCAAATTAGGCATGGGACATGATCAATTATCATCTTATCTCAGAAAAATTACAACCAGAAAAAATAAAAACTCATTCATAGTTTTGGTCTCCGCCCTAGTCTGTCTCGTATTACTCCCATTACCATTTTCAACATTACCTTTTGCATTATACGAAAATGATTGTTACCCACTCACATTCACTTTAACAGCTATCAGTCAAATTTACTTGCTTATCCTTACCCTCTAGAAGGGTTTGTGTTCAGGGCAGCCCTAGAATTATCTTATTAGATGTTAACTGCGAGTCATTTACCCCAGAGAAAGAAAACTACTTTTATTACTGCGATTGCTTCAATCACGATAGTTTTCCGCGCGTGAATGTGTAAATGCATTCACTGTTTCACCCTCCTGAATTTACCAGATGAACAAAAAATGCATGCAAAGAAAAACGTCGTATAAAGTCCCACAGAATCAGTATTTGCCTTCAATGCCTTGCCTTCCCTAGAAACTCTGAAAGATTCAGACTCCATTTCTCACTCACTCTCTTTCTCTTTCTCTTCTTCCAGGTTCAAAAAAACGGGTCAAGTAATCCGCTAACCCGAAATGGGTCATCACGACAGCCCGAGTCCTCCTCTTGCGCCACGTAAGCACCACTCACCGGACTCGGCTTCCTCCGACGGTGCAGCCACCGCAATCAGCAGAGCCAAGAAGAGCCGCTACCCCGTGGACGACGACGGCGACGGCGACAGGATGGAGTGCTCCGGCAAGTACTGCCGGTCATGCAGCGCGGGCATGATCGCCGACTGCGTGGCGCTGTGCTGCTGCCCCTGCGCGCTGTTCAACCTGTTGACTTTGGCGCTGGTCAAGGTGCCGTGGATGGTGGGGAGGAGGTGTTTGGGGCTAGGCAAGAAGAACAACAAGAAGAAGCTGAGAGAGAGCCAGGGGCAGAATCGGAAATCCAAGCAAAAATGTAAGAGTAAGAAGAAGATGAAGCATTGTAGTGGTGGTGGTAGTAGTAGTCAAAGGCAGCGACGGTGCGCGGCGGAGGAGGAGTTGCCGGCGCAGATATCGGGCTACGTGTTCGGGTTTGATGATCGGGAGGAGGAAGAGGAGGAAGAGGAGGACTGTGTGAGTAGTGCAGAGAGGGTATGGCTGGAATTGTACCAGGTAGGACATTTGGGTTTTGGGAGGGTTTCCTTCGGTGGTGGGGTTGTTCAGTCTGTGCAAGGTAAGGGCAATATGGGAACATGAATTATAATGGGATTGTTTGTAAAATTAAACATTGATGATTTATAATATAGCAATTCCTCCAATTTTTTTTCCAATTTGTAGTTCCATGTTCTTGCAGTTAAATTATGGGGATTTGTACAGTGGTGGTTTGAAGAGTGTATATGGCAGTGGCAGAAGGCAGCATGCTGCCTAAGAGAAAACTTTGCACCCGCGCATGAGTTGTTTTGTTGACAATGTGATTTAGGTCGGGTTTGTTAACGCGTCGTGTCGTGTCGGATTTTACTCGTATCTGAAGAATTAAGCATGTCGTTACTGATTCTAAATTGACACAGTTAAAGTTAATGGGGTGTGTATGTTAAATAAAGAAATCGGTAAAAAGAATCACTTGCGAACTGTTTGATCGGTTTGTTATAGATCAACTCGATTATCGTTCGTATTATTTTGATGGTCAGGACTTTAGGATGGTATTATGACTATTATCAGGTTTTGTCAATTCAACAAAGGTGTAAAGAATTAAGGTGAAATTGACATCATTTTTACACACCACACTTTTTTTCAATATGCAGAATCTTAAAAGAGGTGATATTTGTTCTCTTACCAAGCTGCACACCTTTAACATCCCTTGTGGACGTGCAATGAAAGAACCACTAGCCATTGTGCTTTGTAATCACAATGACGCCGAGTGAGCCGATGCTCAATAACAATTGAAAAGAAAAAAAAAAAAAAAAAAAAAAAAAAAAAAAAGAAAGAAAGAGAGTAGAGAGAAATTCAAAGGGTTTTATAGGGCAGGAGATGTGGGAAGCGTTTTGTGTTTTCTTTCTAAGCAAATTAGATATCAGTCATTTTAGTTTTTTCTAATCTTTTTTTTTAAACATGGGCCAACAACGTGCCTAGGCCCAGTTCAAATAAGTTCCGCCTAGCCCGCTGTTTCGAGTCGGCTGTTCCCTCTGTTCCCGGTTTTTCCTGTGTCCCCACTCTGTACCTCTCCCCTGTTGCCACCTGTCCAGCCCTCTATTATTCTGTTACACCTGTCCAACGAAAGCACCGCTCATATAACGAAGACGCAAATTAATCTTTTTTCTTCACAAAAAAGAAAGAGAGCGAAAACGAGTGAGAGCGAGTCAGTGAGTTGAAGATGGCGGGTGCGGCACCGACTCGGGTACTGATGGGAGTGAACGAGTCGACGATCAATGGTTACCCGCACGCCTCCATAAGCTCCCGCAAAGCCTTCGAGTGGACTCTCGACAAGATCGTCCGCTCCAACACCTCCGGCTTCAAGCTTTTCTTCCTCCATGTCCAAGTTCCTGACGAAGACGGTGCCTCTCTCTCTCTAATTTCCTTTACTCTCTCTATCTTTGTTTCGCTAAGAAATTAAACCGGAATCGAAAACCGAACCGAAATGATATACTCGAATTAATGGCTTGAACAAGGAATTAGAGAATCGATGCTTTAAGTAGCTAGGTGATGCTAGTTGATTTCATAAAGGTATTGAGGAATTGAAAGAGTTGTTTGTTTAATTTGACTAAGTATCACTAGTTTTGCATCTCTAATCCTGTAGTTGAGGTGATGATTTTTTTTTATTTTTTATTTTTTGTTCTAGATATGACCTGATAATTTGATTCGAGTTGGAGCTGTTTCGAAAAGTGATCAAACTCTCTGTGCATTGTGATATGTTATTGGTTTTCGATATGTTTGAGTGGTGTATAATCAGATATCATTGTTGATTCTGGTAGTTCTGTTATCGACGGTGAGTATAACGTGGAGAACTCATAGTCACAAGTTTGATTGGGTGTGTTATTGTATGGAAAATGTCGATAGGTGCTTGGCGCTTCATTTTTGCTGATGTGTTTCTGCATTCAATCACTGCTAAGCATGAATCTGTAGTTCTTCGTCTTCTCATTGCTGTTTCCTACGTATTTTCCATGTGGCCCTGTCATTTTTTTTAATCTATGTTGCTCAATGTGCATGGACTATAACTATTTTCATGCTCATAAATATCTGTCATCTCTTTCTGTAACAGGTTTTGACGACATGGATAGCATCTATGCATCACCGGAGGATTTTAAAAGCTTGAAGCGTAGAGACCAGGCAAGAGGGGCTCATCTGCTGGAGTTCTTTGTTGAGAGATGTCATGCAATTGGGGTACTAGGATTCATCCTCGAAAACTATTACATGTTATAATTGCATTTGGAAGAACAGTACATTGAAGCTTTAAGTTTTCAAATCTATGTTGGACTGCTTGCAGGTTGCTTGTGAAGCATGGATCAAAAGAGGTGATCCCAAGGAAGTAATCTGCCATGAGGTGAAGCGCTTGCAGCCAGATCTTCTGGTTGTTGGCTGCCGTGGTCTTGGTCCTTTCCAGAGGTATGCTTCTATGTTTTTGTACAGCTGGTGTTTTTTCACATCTTTCAAGTCTTACCAGATAGATTAGTATAAAATCTTTGTCCACTGCTAACTACGAAATTCCTCCTTGTGTTTTCTGTGTAGGGTTTTCGTGGGGACTGTGAGTGAATTTTGCGTGAAGCATGCTGAATGCCCTGTCATCACAATCAAGCGCAGTGCTGAAGAGACACCCCAGGATCCTGTTGATGACTGAAGCCAGTCTTTGTACCTAAAAGTATGAAACCAACTGAAAAGAACTACATTGATTTCATTGTAGGAATTTGAATTCTTTGTATTGTTGAGGTATTGTGCTATGTAAGGATGAGCTTGGATGTTCCCTGGTGTGTTGAATGTGTTTTGAACTAGTTGATGAGTTTTCTTTGTCGTAGCCGATAGTATGGTCTGGTTGCTATGACTATTGCTTTGTTGAATCCAAAGCAAGCAAAGACTGGCACGATGTGTGCGAGTGTATATAGCTTTCAGGTAAAACCAGACCAACCCGACCACACGCTCCGTGTAACCCATACGAGCTTCAGCCACAGACAATGTGTGAGATCCGCAAACCAGGGTGCTTTCTCCCAAATATTTAGTTCTTGTTTGAGGCATCTCTAGGAAATAAATAAACTGTAAAATCCGCCAATACTAGAGAACAGAGATCAGCTTCATACCTAAACAAAATTCAACGTTGATCGGTAAACTGAATGGTAAGACACCAGTAACAAAGACGAGTATAGCTTGATTGGCATCCATTTGTACTCCAAAAGACAAAAAGTAGTGCGAAGTCTCTACACAAAAGATAATATAACTCCATCCACAAACATCCGGAAAGGACATGTGACATCATCTCTAAACCCTACATATGGATCATTAGCTATATGACATTAACCAGGAATGTGTCTAGATCTAACAGTATCCAATCTAAGATGAGGATTCACCCGTTGCGCTCACCACCTTAAGTAGATCCTTTATCTCATTCTTCAATTTGGATGTGACAACAGGTGACACTTTGTGATCCGAGTCTCCCAGCATTGATATCATCATCTCAAGTTTATGCCTAATGAAACCAACCTGCGACGGCTTACCAGCAGGCGTTTCTGAAGCTACTGATGCCCGACTTGCACTCTTGGACTCGGACTTCTTTGCTGGAGGAGACTCTGGTAATGTGCTCAGCTCACGAGTCTTAGAAGCACCTGAGGGATTTTGGAGCCGGAAATTGACATTGGAAGCTCCAAAGGGACTGTGGATTAAAGAATGATTGAAGGCTTCTTCTGCATCAGAGCTCCTTACAAATGCCACACGGGCACAGAAATTGGTGTAGAACATCTCAGTTTCAGTTACGTTTAGTTCCCCAAATTTACCGTATATACTGAGAAGATCATCCTTCGTGGGCAGCGAGGATCCAGGGCCAAATATTACAAAAAGGGATGTAGGTGAAGCCTCTTCTTCCGTCTCCTTAACCTTCAAATCCCGACCTTCAGCATGCTTTGATCTTCGCCTCACCAGCTTTGAAATTGGTGGCTCAACAGCTTGCTTTTTCTTAGGCTTATCTTGGTTATTGTTGATGTTCCTCTGCCCACTTCCACTAACAGGCAGATTTTCTGCATTCTCATTGTCTTTTCCCAACGACTTAATTACAGAATTTAGCTTTCTTCTCTTTGCACTTCGTGTCTCAGAAGCTTTCTTTTTTGTACGCTTATCAGACACCATAACTCGTTTCTTCTTAATGTCCCTCTCCCCAGATTCACCTTCATTTGCAGCAGTTTGATTGTCTTTCACCAATAACCCCGGTTCAGAATCTGATTTCTTTCTCTTTCCAAGACGTTGGTGCTTCTTGTAAAGCTTTGAGTAGCAGCCATTGTGGTATACTGAGTCTCTAAATATGGATACAAAATCACCAACAATCTCGTAGGAGGATTTCTGTTTGACTGGATATAATGGATCAACAGCAGCAGAGAGGACTCCAGATAGCACTTCATTAGTTGCTGCATTAGCTCTCATTGGATCAACACGCTTCTTCTCATCTTCTGTTGGTGTTTTAACTTCGGTGCTGTTATTCTCACCATCTATCGATTGTTCCTCTTGTAATTCCTCACTGCAACGATTCAAAACCTGAGGGGACCCCTTAAGGTTGGCAGCAGCCCTGGTCATCCTCTCCCCAAACTGAGGTTTATTAGAAGCCTCCAGAGATACTTCTAATTCCATATCTCGCACTTCCCCCTCTGCCCCCAAACCATGACTCGTGACTGCATTTGGAGATTCTGTTTCCAGGTTTGGTTTTCTTTTCCTTGTGTCACTTATTGTGAAGGGTGGTGACAAGTACTTGCTTTTTTTCTTTCCCTCGACAAAGAGCCCTTATCAATTTGGTCCTTCATGTCTGTTTGCAGACCAACATTGGCCTCACCATCATTACTGTTGATGTGAGTATCTTCATTCTTCTTCCTTCTCCTTGACAAGGGAGCCTTCTTAGTTTCATCCGTTCCACCAGCTTTTTCTAGGGCATCACTATCTTTACCGTCAGTGCTAACACATTCATCCCTCTTCCTTCTCCTTGACAGTGGAGTCTTCTTACTTTCTTCCTCTTCACCAGCACTTTCTTTAGCCAAACCATCACTACTGTTGAATCCAATACCTTCATCTTTTTTCCTTCTCCTTGCCAATGGAGCCTTCTTAGTGCTTATGGGAGACTCTGAGAATTTGCCTCTTTCCTCACCTGATTTGAGAATCAATATACCCTCACCATGAATATCACTACTTTTCTGCTTCTTCTGACTGGATGATACCCCTCGTTTCTCTGAGCTTGTACCTTCTTCAGCTACAACCACATCCATGCTTTTACCCTCAACACCATTGGCTGCTCCAAGAAGATCAGCAATGCTCTTCTCCTTCCTTTTCTGGGGCTGCCTATTTTCTATACTTGGTGGTGACCTTTGCAACAAAACTTGTTCAGCATTTCCAGTATTGGAGCCTATGGGAGAAGACGGCATGTCATCAGATGACCACTGCACTAGGACTTCCACCATCTTCCGCTCATCTTCAAGACCAAGAATGAGCTGCGGTTCACTGTAAACAGGTAACTGATAGCCCCCTTTCGAAAAATAGAAGGAAGACAGCAGACTCTTTAATACATTGAGCTCAAGAGCACTAGTCAAGGAAGCAACTTGTGCAATATGTTTCAATTCAGCAAGAAGGTCAACCGGCTGAGATAGATGACCAAAAAACT of the Fragaria vesca subsp. vesca linkage group LG6, FraVesHawaii_1.0, whole genome shotgun sequence genome contains:
- the LOC101297171 gene encoding universal stress protein A-like protein-like, with amino-acid sequence MAGAAPTRVLMGVNESTINGYPHASISSRKAFEWTLDKIVRSNTSGFKLFFLHVQVPDEDGFDDMDSIYASPEDFKSLKRRDQARGAHLLEFFVERCHAIGVACEAWIKRGDPKEVICHEVKRLQPDLLVVGCRGLGPFQRVFVGTVSEFCVKHAECPVITIKRSAEETPQDPVDD